A DNA window from Acidobacteriota bacterium contains the following coding sequences:
- a CDS encoding AAA family ATPase, with protein MIQDFKELRIREENLMVGGNPVFTRKGAQVHLARTGQGEQEKEARFLIDWHRAALPIVQEWSEKDPLFIFKRWLARMLILRPMPSLITGDSEQETLEPNSQVTDFGAWFSALTLQYPSAYTRIDEYLKQVMPDLKDLENRGSSKDFRSLEVRFSNELGRFKIPFADLSDGEKCFMICALVLAANHAYGPVLCFWDEPDNYLALDEVGHFVMALRSAFHSGGQLIATSHNPEAIRRFSKENIFVLHRRSHLEPTILRPLSQLQINGDLINALIRGDLEL; from the coding sequence ATGATTCAGGATTTCAAGGAATTGCGGATACGTGAAGAAAATCTTATGGTCGGTGGTAACCCCGTTTTCACCCGCAAAGGAGCACAAGTGCATCTTGCCAGAACAGGACAAGGAGAACAGGAGAAAGAGGCGAGGTTTCTTATTGATTGGCATAGAGCAGCTCTACCGATAGTGCAGGAATGGTCAGAAAAGGATCCTCTGTTTATATTCAAACGATGGCTTGCGCGAATGCTTATTCTTCGACCGATGCCAAGCTTAATTACGGGAGACTCTGAACAAGAAACACTGGAACCGAATTCTCAGGTTACCGATTTCGGCGCGTGGTTTTCGGCTTTAACCCTGCAATATCCATCAGCCTATACCAGGATTGACGAATATCTCAAGCAAGTAATGCCTGATCTGAAAGATTTGGAGAATCGCGGAAGTAGCAAAGACTTTCGCAGCCTTGAGGTTCGGTTTTCCAACGAATTAGGGAGATTCAAGATACCTTTCGCAGATTTGTCTGATGGCGAGAAATGTTTCATGATTTGCGCTTTAGTGCTTGCCGCAAACCACGCGTATGGTCCCGTACTCTGTTTCTGGGATGAACCTGACAACTATCTCGCATTGGATGAAGTTGGTCATTTTGTCATGGCGCTTCGGAGCGCGTTTCATTCCGGCGGTCAACTTATTGCCACATCGCACAACCCCGAAGCCATCCGTCGTTTTTCTAAAGAGAATATCTTCGTTCTCCACAGAAGAAGCCATCTTGAACCGACAATCCTTCGTCCACTTAGTCAACTCCAAATCAACGGTGATCTAATCAATGCGCTTATTCGGGGCGACTTAGAATTATGA
- a CDS encoding CopD family protein, which produces MYRLSVWIHIVMASIWVGGLIYTMTAVIPFALSLSKEERQPILRGLARRFRRIGWSAIGILIITGLVNIFYRTIDYQVNSVGGIKSVAGSIRYDESFMKWLAVKLILVVLMVALMLFHDITSLRDAKRHAGQEGSPPHNRAGSIAAALATLLAIIIVYVSVRLVRG; this is translated from the coding sequence ATGTATCGATTGAGTGTGTGGATTCATATCGTGATGGCATCAATCTGGGTCGGCGGATTGATTTACACCATGACTGCGGTGATTCCTTTTGCTCTCAGTTTGAGCAAAGAAGAACGCCAGCCGATATTGCGCGGACTCGCCCGACGGTTCAGAAGAATCGGTTGGTCGGCGATTGGTATTTTGATCATCACGGGTTTGGTCAACATTTTTTATCGAACCATAGATTATCAAGTGAATTCAGTCGGTGGAATCAAATCGGTAGCCGGAAGCATCCGCTACGATGAATCGTTTATGAAATGGCTTGCAGTTAAATTGATTCTCGTCGTCTTGATGGTTGCTTTAATGCTCTTTCACGACATCACCAGTCTTCGCGATGCCAAACGTCACGCGGGGCAAGAAGGCTCGCCGCCGCATAACCGCGCAGGCTCGATTGCCGCCGCGCTTGCCACTCTGCTTGCCATCATCATTGTCTACGTGTCGGTGAGACTGGTTCGCGGTTGA
- a CDS encoding MFS transporter — MAKNRSPLLIIFITVFIDLIGFGIVIPVLPLYAQKFGASETTVGLLLAVYSMMQFIFAPILGKISDRVGRRPVLLVSLIGTSIGFLIMGLAGTLWLLFVARIIDGITGANISTAQAYIADVTPPEDRAKSMGLIGAAFGLGFIFGPFIGGVLSKVSLGAPFYFAALLAAANAIALYFLLPESLSAENRHLAAGRASIQQVFKESGNWQLGAVFATYFFATVAFAMLTATFSLFTSKKFNLDEAHNGYIFASQGVIGVIIQGGLLGRLVKLFGEKTLTIVGTALLALGMFTMPVSDSLKSVLMACAAIAIGNSFVTPVLNGLASKYVNAAWQGRVLGALQSAASLARIIGPALGGWLLMSDASRQVARYGITPFWVSGAIMIIAFILALTLRSNVTTVAEVPARQEG; from the coding sequence ATGGCAAAAAACCGCTCTCCGTTATTAATCATTTTTATTACCGTCTTCATTGACCTCATCGGTTTTGGCATTGTTATTCCGGTTTTGCCTTTATACGCCCAGAAATTCGGCGCCTCGGAAACCACTGTCGGATTGCTGCTTGCGGTTTATTCGATGATGCAATTTATTTTCGCGCCGATACTCGGAAAAATCTCCGATAGAGTCGGGCGTCGCCCGGTGTTGCTTGTCAGTTTAATCGGCACCTCCATCGGCTTTTTAATCATGGGGCTTGCCGGTACGTTGTGGCTGTTATTTGTGGCGCGCATCATTGATGGCATCACCGGCGCGAATATCTCAACCGCGCAGGCTTATATTGCGGATGTGACGCCGCCCGAAGACCGCGCCAAATCGATGGGACTCATCGGCGCGGCATTCGGTCTCGGCTTTATCTTCGGTCCCTTCATCGGCGGCGTATTAAGTAAAGTTTCGCTGGGCGCGCCGTTTTACTTTGCGGCATTGCTGGCAGCGGCGAATGCCATCGCATTGTATTTTTTATTGCCGGAAAGTTTATCTGCTGAAAATCGCCATCTGGCAGCCGGTCGCGCGTCGATTCAACAGGTCTTTAAAGAATCGGGCAACTGGCAACTCGGCGCAGTCTTTGCCACGTACTTTTTTGCAACCGTGGCGTTTGCCATGCTCACGGCAACCTTTTCGCTTTTTACCTCGAAAAAATTCAATCTCGACGAAGCGCACAACGGTTATATCTTTGCCAGTCAGGGTGTCATCGGGGTGATTATTCAAGGCGGATTGCTTGGTCGGTTGGTGAAATTGTTCGGTGAAAAGACGCTGACCATCGTGGGAACCGCGTTGTTAGCACTGGGAATGTTTACCATGCCGGTGAGTGACAGCCTCAAGTCTGTGTTGATGGCATGCGCCGCGATTGCGATTGGTAATAGTTTTGTGACGCCGGTGCTCAATGGACTCGCTTCCAAATATGTGAATGCGGCGTGGCAAGGGCGTGTGCTTGGCGCATTGCAATCGGCAGCCAGCCTGGCGCGCATCATCGGTCCGGCGCTTGGCGGCTGGTTACTTATGAGTGATGCGAGCCGTCAGGTAGCGCGTTATGGCATCACGCCTTTCTGGGTGAGCGGCGCGATTATGATTATCGCGTTTATACTGGCTTTGACCTTGCGCTCGAATGTCACAACCGTTGCCGAAGTTCCGGCGCGTCAAGAGGGATAA
- a CDS encoding lycopene cyclase family protein — MSSAEIAIIGAGPAGAHLASRLAAKGREILLFDPKGAWEKPCGGGVPTRALREFSFILENADYPRKLIHRVTLVSANGRRVSIDVDRPFAIYSREVLNRLVLDRAINSKANFIRAAVTHFEKQGNGWQLVTDDGREWSARFLVGADGAASPTRRKLLGIFSKQDLALAFGYNIAVDEPSQQGNQAEAVTIQFPHAFTGYLWAFPRPGVMNFGVASKLGEKTSDELRGLLADFVRGYYGGKMPEESRMNFFGAKIPTLDFATWKDLRASGEGWALIGDAAGFADPITGEGIYYAFKSADVLADVLLKENLANAAAAYENNWQEFFGRELSRASQLLPRFYHGRFMGRPFPNAVIFLAAHHRGVRKVLVDCLIGEQSYITLKQDLLSRAHQIF; from the coding sequence ATGTCGAGCGCGGAAATTGCCATTATCGGAGCAGGTCCTGCCGGGGCGCATCTGGCTTCGCGGCTTGCCGCTAAGGGGCGCGAGATTCTGTTATTCGACCCGAAAGGCGCGTGGGAAAAACCCTGTGGCGGTGGCGTTCCGACCCGCGCCCTGCGCGAATTTTCATTTATTCTCGAAAACGCCGATTATCCGCGAAAATTGATTCATCGCGTGACTCTGGTTTCTGCAAACGGTCGCCGGGTTTCAATCGATGTAGATCGCCCGTTCGCTATCTATTCGCGTGAAGTGTTAAACCGCCTGGTGTTGGATAGAGCCATTAATAGCAAAGCCAATTTCATTCGCGCGGCAGTGACGCATTTTGAAAAACAGGGAAACGGTTGGCAACTGGTAACCGATGACGGGCGCGAGTGGTCTGCCAGGTTTTTAGTCGGAGCCGATGGCGCGGCATCGCCTACGAGAAGAAAACTTTTAGGCATTTTTTCCAAACAAGACCTGGCGCTGGCATTTGGTTATAACATCGCGGTTGATGAACCGAGTCAACAGGGTAACCAAGCGGAAGCGGTGACCATTCAATTTCCGCACGCATTTACCGGCTATTTATGGGCTTTTCCGCGACCGGGTGTGATGAATTTCGGGGTCGCTTCCAAACTCGGCGAAAAAACTTCGGATGAACTTCGCGGCTTGCTTGCGGACTTTGTGCGCGGGTATTACGGCGGCAAGATGCCCGAAGAATCCCGCATGAATTTTTTCGGCGCGAAAATTCCAACGCTTGATTTCGCAACCTGGAAAGATTTGCGGGCAAGCGGTGAGGGGTGGGCACTCATTGGTGATGCGGCGGGATTTGCCGACCCGATAACCGGCGAAGGCATTTATTATGCGTTTAAATCTGCGGACGTTCTGGCTGACGTACTGTTGAAAGAAAATTTAGCGAATGCCGCAGCCGCCTATGAAAATAACTGGCAGGAATTTTTTGGCAGGGAACTCAGTCGCGCTTCGCAATTGTTGCCGCGTTTTTATCACGGCAGATTTATGGGGCGTCCGTTTCCGAATGCGGTAATTTTTCTTGCGGCGCATCATCGCGGCGTCAGAAAAGTTTTGGTCGATTGTTTGATTGGTGAGCAGAGTTACATCACCCTGAAACAAGATTTGCTCAGTCGCGCGCATCAGATTTTTTAA
- a CDS encoding lanthionine synthetase LanC family protein, with translation MKKFGAIFLLIVFLAVPMPAQKRSAYFKAAFDANAWIQASAIKTEQGTAWPANPLDPKSVSRNLYSGTPGVILFLLETYHSTNNQYIPALLDAKSGADYLMVNLDKEKENGLYTGIAGIGFALTETYKASKDDRYRQAALRVTQILKDRANRAGKGIEWNDTTDIIAGSAGIGLFLLYAARELGDGSLQGIAADAGRRLIELGQPEAGGTKWAMNKSFPRLMPNFSHGTAGIAYFLATLYQETKQKEFLDAALAGATYLKAVAKTDGDICMIFHNEPEGKDLYYLSWCHGPAGTARLFYRLYQVTGDKAWMELVKKSARAIMKSGIPEKETPGYWNNVSQCCGAAGVGEFFLSLYQITKDKIYLEFIKRVTDNLLARSAKENNGLKWIQAENRRDPDVQIAQTGFMQGAAGIGMFLLRLDARELNRKPGITFPDSPF, from the coding sequence ATGAAAAAGTTTGGAGCCATATTTCTGCTAATCGTTTTTCTTGCTGTACCGATGCCTGCGCAAAAACGCAGCGCCTATTTCAAAGCCGCGTTTGATGCCAACGCCTGGATTCAAGCTTCGGCGATAAAGACCGAACAGGGAACCGCTTGGCCCGCAAATCCGCTCGACCCGAAATCCGTTTCCCGAAATCTCTACAGCGGCACACCGGGCGTCATATTGTTTCTGCTTGAAACCTATCATTCGACCAACAATCAGTACATCCCCGCTTTGCTCGATGCCAAATCGGGCGCGGACTATTTGATGGTGAATCTCGATAAAGAAAAAGAAAACGGTCTCTACACAGGGATTGCCGGAATCGGCTTTGCGCTCACTGAAACTTATAAAGCGTCGAAAGATGACCGCTATCGTCAGGCTGCACTCCGGGTCACGCAAATTTTAAAAGACCGCGCCAATCGCGCCGGCAAAGGCATCGAGTGGAACGATACGACAGACATCATCGCGGGCAGCGCCGGTATCGGATTATTTTTGTTGTACGCCGCAAGAGAACTTGGCGACGGTTCTTTGCAAGGTATTGCCGCAGATGCCGGACGCCGCTTGATTGAACTCGGACAACCGGAAGCGGGCGGCACAAAATGGGCAATGAATAAATCGTTTCCGCGACTAATGCCCAATTTTTCACACGGCACCGCAGGTATCGCTTATTTCTTAGCGACGCTTTATCAGGAAACCAAACAGAAAGAATTTCTTGACGCGGCGCTTGCCGGTGCAACTTATTTGAAAGCCGTAGCCAAAACCGATGGCGACATCTGCATGATTTTTCACAACGAACCGGAAGGCAAAGACCTCTACTATTTGAGTTGGTGTCATGGTCCTGCCGGTACGGCGCGGTTGTTTTATCGATTGTATCAAGTGACCGGCGATAAAGCGTGGATGGAACTGGTGAAAAAATCTGCGCGGGCGATTATGAAAAGCGGCATTCCCGAAAAAGAGACGCCGGGTTATTGGAATAATGTCAGCCAATGTTGCGGCGCGGCAGGAGTCGGCGAATTTTTTCTGAGCCTCTATCAAATCACTAAAGATAAAATCTATCTCGAATTCATCAAGCGGGTGACAGACAATTTGCTGGCGCGTTCGGCAAAAGAGAACAACGGGCTGAAATGGATTCAAGCCGAAAACCGCCGCGACCCTGATGTGCAAATCGCGCAAACCGGCTTTATGCAGGGCGCGGCAGGAATCGGGATGTTTCTATTGCGACTGGATGCCCGCGAGTTGAATCGCAAACCGGGAATCACCTTCCCCGATTCTCCGTTTTAA
- a CDS encoding 2OG-Fe(II) oxygenase, translated as MSQGINPFPDLNHTLTQNNIFSFEECCALINLSETVGFRDATIEGEWEGPRGFLVSNGRHNYRAAAEDFKLADALFHRLRRIVPETLNGKTVVGLNERLRFYRYTTGQKFAPHTDGYFMRSQSQRSLLTLIIYLNQDFAGGETFFLNSQTLIAPETGKVLLFAHQLWHEGLPVLSGTKYILRTDVIYH; from the coding sequence ATGAGCCAAGGGATAAATCCTTTTCCTGATTTAAACCACACCTTAACTCAAAATAATATTTTCTCATTTGAGGAATGCTGCGCATTAATCAATCTCAGCGAAACCGTCGGCTTCCGCGATGCGACGATTGAGGGCGAGTGGGAGGGACCTCGCGGTTTTCTGGTCAGTAACGGCAGGCACAATTATCGCGCTGCGGCTGAGGATTTCAAACTTGCGGATGCCTTGTTTCACCGCCTTCGCCGCATCGTTCCCGAAACCCTGAACGGAAAAACGGTTGTCGGACTCAATGAACGCCTGCGCTTTTATCGCTACACGACGGGGCAAAAATTCGCGCCGCACACCGATGGCTACTTTATGCGTTCGCAAAGCCAGAGAAGTTTGCTCACCTTAATCATCTACCTCAATCAAGATTTTGCTGGCGGCGAAACCTTTTTCTTAAATTCCCAAACCTTGATTGCGCCCGAAACCGGAAAAGTTTTACTATTCGCGCACCAACTCTGGCACGAAGGGTTGCCGGTTTTAAGTGGGACGAAATACATCCTCCGCACCGATGTGATTTACCATTAA
- a CDS encoding alpha-hydroxy acid oxidase: MADSEMELKNRTSDKLKDSPDSPDCEQSEPLDFKRSERIDLSTLVSLSDFELAVKDFISPMAYEYLLAGASDEVTLGWNRQSFNNLRLRPRVLIDVSEIDTNVRLLGERLPFPILLAPCAYQRLFHEEGELATVRGANQAKAIFTLSTMGTTSVEAVVQEATNAVWFQLYVQRDKAFTKSIIQRVEDAGVKALMITVDTPVIGTRNRETRIKFQLPSEFERPQLSGFKWDDSTTHRPRDGEIYSSLFDPKLNWKDVEWMCSFARVPVLLKGILNPDDAAIACDSGVAGVIVSNHGARNLDTVPAAIDALPEVVERIAGRMPVLMDGGVRRGTDVLKAIAFGADAVFIGRPYLYGLGVAGAAGVARVINILRNEFEMAMALTGCTSIEKIGKTVIW; this comes from the coding sequence ATGGCTGATTCTGAAATGGAATTGAAGAACCGAACGAGCGATAAACTGAAGGATTCGCCGGACTCGCCAGACTGCGAGCAGAGCGAACCGCTAGACTTTAAAAGAAGCGAGCGAATCGATTTATCAACCCTGGTCAGCCTGTCAGATTTTGAACTGGCGGTGAAAGATTTTATTTCGCCGATGGCTTATGAATATCTCCTGGCAGGCGCAAGCGATGAAGTCACACTCGGTTGGAATCGCCAGTCGTTCAACAACCTGCGCCTTCGTCCACGAGTGCTCATTGATGTTTCGGAAATTGATACGAATGTGAGGTTACTTGGTGAACGCTTGCCGTTCCCGATTCTGCTTGCGCCCTGCGCTTATCAACGGCTGTTTCATGAAGAAGGTGAACTCGCGACGGTTCGCGGCGCAAATCAGGCTAAGGCGATTTTTACCTTGAGCACCATGGGAACCACGAGCGTTGAAGCAGTGGTTCAGGAAGCAACGAATGCGGTCTGGTTTCAACTCTATGTTCAACGCGATAAGGCATTCACCAAATCGATCATCCAGCGTGTCGAAGACGCGGGTGTGAAAGCATTGATGATAACTGTCGATACGCCGGTCATCGGCACGCGCAATCGCGAAACCCGTATTAAATTTCAACTGCCGTCGGAATTTGAACGCCCGCAACTGAGCGGTTTCAAGTGGGACGATTCGACCACCCATCGCCCACGCGACGGTGAAATTTACAGTTCACTGTTTGACCCAAAATTAAATTGGAAAGATGTTGAATGGATGTGTTCGTTTGCCCGCGTTCCGGTTTTATTAAAAGGCATTTTAAATCCCGATGACGCGGCGATTGCCTGTGATTCGGGCGTTGCGGGCGTCATCGTTTCCAATCACGGGGCGCGAAATTTGGATACCGTGCCCGCAGCGATTGATGCGCTACCGGAAGTGGTCGAACGCATCGCCGGGCGAATGCCGGTGTTGATGGATGGCGGCGTGCGACGCGGCACTGATGTGTTAAAAGCAATTGCGTTTGGCGCTGATGCGGTGTTTATCGGCAGACCCTACCTTTATGGTTTAGGCGTAGCGGGCGCTGCGGGGGTTGCCAGAGTCATCAACATTTTGCGCAACGAATTTGAAATGGCGATGGCACTCACGGGCTGCACGTCGATTGAGAAAATAGGGAAGACGGTTATCTGGTGA
- a CDS encoding 3'-5' exoribonuclease — protein sequence MPEIYVSTDVETDGPIPGINSMLSFASAAYTVDKTLIATFEANLETLPEANPNPETMAWWKTQPEAWEACRKNLQSPEKAIRQYFNWLKSLPGKPVFVGYPVVFDFMWMYWYLIRFMGESPFSFSALDIKSYAMAMMKSEFTETTKRAMPRRWFDRLPHTHQALDDALEQGALFCNMLKESRES from the coding sequence ATGCCTGAAATTTATGTCAGCACCGATGTTGAAACCGATGGCCCGATTCCGGGAATCAACTCCATGCTCAGTTTTGCCTCTGCCGCTTATACCGTAGACAAAACTTTAATTGCCACTTTTGAAGCCAATCTCGAAACCCTGCCCGAAGCCAACCCTAATCCTGAAACGATGGCTTGGTGGAAAACCCAGCCCGAAGCCTGGGAAGCCTGTCGCAAAAATTTGCAATCGCCGGAAAAAGCTATTCGCCAATATTTCAACTGGTTGAAAAGTTTGCCCGGCAAACCCGTGTTTGTCGGCTATCCGGTGGTATTCGATTTTATGTGGATGTACTGGTATTTGATTCGCTTTATGGGTGAAAGCCCGTTTTCGTTTTCCGCGCTCGACATTAAAAGTTACGCGATGGCGATGATGAAAAGCGAATTTACCGAAACTACGAAACGCGCCATGCCGCGCCGCTGGTTTGATCGCTTGCCGCATACGCATCAGGCGCTTGATGATGCGCTCGAACAGGGCGCGCTGTTTTGCAATATGCTCAAGGAGAGTCGGGAGTCTTAA
- a CDS encoding ParM/StbA family protein, with amino-acid sequence MSVKVHGLCKTTIMNVLAVDTGYSATKIYSETKSGRKTLIFPSVIGPAEFGEDFLGTMQDNFIAELSLYPGKIRNFGETAIRLNRGGEVSADRDMFTKHYNPALTIAGIARFMTEKEVPALDVLVVGLPVNFFASQKELLIEKLKGEHVVKLYKINGSIAHEVKFNLKDILVLPQGYGSYLSYVLDRDGHKIADRIVPTAVIDGGEKTIDIVAADGRYIHTVSKSIPSSLDAVYHDLQREIDAKYDDYLERSTIEQYIRSKTPYVTPLGEAVDLEEMRKQVLEKHMPEIINRIQMTVRSMRPQKVLVAGGSGDMLFEGIKAVFPSAEKVESMIFSNAVGYFRYGLLRQTNEDA; translated from the coding sequence GTGTCCGTCAAAGTCCACGGGCTTTGTAAAACAACGATTATGAATGTTCTGGCAGTTGATACAGGTTATTCTGCGACCAAAATTTATTCGGAAACCAAAAGCGGGCGCAAGACGCTGATCTTTCCGTCGGTCATCGGTCCTGCTGAATTCGGCGAAGATTTCCTCGGCACCATGCAAGATAACTTCATCGCCGAACTGAGCCTCTATCCGGGCAAAATTCGCAACTTCGGCGAAACCGCCATTCGTCTCAATCGCGGCGGCGAAGTCTCGGCAGACCGCGATATGTTCACTAAACATTACAACCCGGCGCTCACCATCGCGGGCATCGCGCGCTTTATGACCGAAAAAGAGGTGCCTGCGCTGGATGTGCTGGTCGTCGGACTTCCGGTCAATTTCTTCGCTTCGCAAAAAGAGTTGTTGATTGAAAAACTCAAAGGCGAACACGTCGTCAAACTTTACAAAATCAATGGCAGCATCGCCCACGAAGTGAAATTCAACCTCAAAGACATTCTGGTGTTGCCGCAAGGTTATGGCTCATATCTGAGCTACGTCTTAGACCGCGACGGGCATAAAATCGCCGACCGCATCGTGCCGACGGCGGTGATTGATGGCGGCGAAAAGACTATTGATATTGTTGCTGCCGACGGGCGTTATATTCACACGGTTTCAAAATCTATACCGTCATCGCTCGATGCGGTTTATCACGATTTGCAACGCGAGATTGATGCGAAATATGACGATTATCTCGAACGCAGCACCATCGAGCAGTACATTCGCAGCAAAACCCCCTATGTGACGCCGCTGGGCGAAGCGGTTGACCTTGAAGAGATGCGCAAACAGGTGCTCGAAAAACATATGCCCGAAATCATCAACCGCATACAGATGACCGTGCGTTCGATGCGCCCGCAAAAAGTCCTGGTCGCGGGCGGTTCCGGCGATATGTTGTTTGAAGGCATCAAAGCGGTTTTCCCCTCAGCCGAAAAGGTCGAATCCATGATTTTTTCAAACGCCGTCGGCTATTTCCGTTATGGCTTGCTCAGACAAACCAACGAAGATGCATAA
- a CDS encoding rhomboid family intramembrane serine protease — protein MLPLDVILGLLLLLVVIIQSFFFMVPLGNENSTVRRLPWVTFGLIIINVLIYFGTAPIINAQMQRLQNAQDGIIEVLQKNPKLLKDEKIKTQLIELGLATKEELEDAPMLKYLDEEELNEYGLGYEDESTNLDALKKINEINARISLDEKFLEFKSALADNLSFKLGLAPNGNWKIHQLLSYAFMHGGLLHLFGNMIFFFAVAFSLEDLWGRGLFLGFYLGACIVSCLPFVFSPSNVPLIGASGAISGVMGAFLIRLYKTRIRVGYLILAFWWLIFMMRKKPWGIIHLPAYVFLPYLFLVDLLMVWYFKKSGVVSNVAHSVHIAGFLFGVAFAFVIKKASIEEKYINPAIEAKISFTGSAAVTQALDMMDQGNAYGAEQTLKAHLMNRPNDVDALMTLAQVYQRTERYNLMNDAYASVIRLHIANNDKESALYIYDSLLSGFPEDAVNVRLPVRDWMSICEYLREIGMVREAGFEYERLAKACPNDPLSVRACIQGAETALTDGDQDRAFRLFEMALSRNPSPVYESRIRLGMEKCQSYLNSRNKRAIPPHEPPNKATIPQPYQNPRP, from the coding sequence ATGTTACCGCTTGATGTCATTTTAGGGTTGCTGCTGTTACTGGTCGTCATTATTCAAAGCTTTTTTTTCATGGTGCCGCTTGGCAATGAAAACTCCACCGTCAGAAGATTGCCCTGGGTAACCTTCGGTCTGATTATCATCAACGTGCTTATCTATTTCGGCACCGCGCCCATTATCAATGCTCAGATGCAACGTCTGCAAAACGCACAGGACGGTATCATTGAGGTTTTACAAAAAAATCCCAAGTTATTAAAAGACGAAAAGATAAAAACCCAACTCATTGAACTGGGACTGGCAACCAAAGAAGAATTGGAAGACGCCCCAATGCTGAAGTATCTGGATGAAGAAGAGTTGAATGAGTATGGGTTGGGTTATGAAGATGAATCGACAAACCTGGATGCGTTAAAAAAAATCAATGAAATCAATGCGCGCATTTCGCTTGATGAAAAATTTTTGGAATTTAAAAGCGCCCTTGCCGATAACCTGTCATTCAAACTGGGGCTTGCGCCAAACGGCAACTGGAAAATTCATCAACTGCTTTCCTATGCCTTTATGCACGGCGGCTTGTTGCATCTGTTCGGTAACATGATTTTCTTTTTTGCAGTCGCCTTCAGTCTCGAAGACCTCTGGGGACGGGGCCTCTTTTTAGGCTTTTACCTCGGCGCTTGCATCGTTTCCTGCTTGCCGTTTGTCTTTAGTCCCAGCAATGTTCCGTTAATCGGCGCATCAGGCGCAATCAGCGGCGTGATGGGGGCATTTCTCATTCGCCTCTACAAAACCCGCATACGTGTCGGCTATTTAATTCTGGCGTTCTGGTGGCTGATCTTTATGATGAGGAAAAAGCCCTGGGGCATTATCCACCTTCCAGCTTATGTATTTTTGCCTTATCTATTTCTGGTTGATTTATTGATGGTCTGGTATTTCAAAAAATCAGGCGTGGTCTCGAATGTCGCGCATTCCGTTCACATCGCCGGATTCCTTTTCGGCGTGGCTTTCGCTTTTGTCATTAAAAAAGCCAGCATCGAAGAGAAATACATCAATCCCGCTATCGAAGCCAAAATCTCTTTCACCGGGTCAGCCGCCGTTACCCAGGCACTCGATATGATGGATCAAGGCAACGCTTATGGCGCGGAACAAACCTTGAAAGCCCACTTGATGAATCGCCCGAATGATGTCGATGCGCTGATGACACTGGCGCAGGTTTACCAGCGAACCGAACGCTATAACCTGATGAACGATGCTTATGCCTCAGTCATTCGATTACACATTGCCAACAACGATAAAGAATCGGCGCTCTATATTTATGACAGTCTGCTTTCAGGGTTTCCCGAAGATGCGGTGAACGTCAGATTACCTGTGCGCGATTGGATGTCGATTTGCGAATACCTGCGCGAAATCGGCATGGTGCGCGAAGCCGGGTTTGAATACGAGCGATTGGCAAAAGCCTGCCCAAATGATCCGCTGTCGGTGCGCGCCTGCATTCAAGGCGCAGAAACCGCTTTAACGGATGGCGATCAGGATCGCGCCTTCAGGCTGTTCGAGATGGCGCTTTCGCGCAACCCTTCGCCGGTTTATGAGAGTCGCATTCGGCTGGGCATGGAAAAATGTCAGAGCTATTTGAATTCGCGCAATAAACGCGCGATTCCGCCGCATGAACCGCCAAACAAAGCGACGATTCCACAGCCCTATCAAAATCCGCGACCCTGA